CGCGCCCGCCGCGTGATCTGCTGGCCCTGCTGGTGCACCTGGAGCAGGGTCTTTGACGCGGTGTCCCGCATCTCCTCGGCGACCCGGAGGCAGCCGTCGACCCGGCGCGTGGTCTCCTCGGCCTTGTAGGCCGCGTAGCCCTCCAGCTCCTGCACCGACTGCGCCTCCACGCCCCCCGAGTCCCGGAAGTCGTTCCTGTACCGGCCCCTGACCGCCGCCGCGGACGACGAGGACGCGAACCCGGACGGCccggggcccgcggcggcggcggcggcgtatagGGCGCCCCGCTGGTCGGCCTCGACGGCGGGGGTCGGGACGGAGGAGGCCCGCGCGGGCGGCCTCTGCTGGAGcatgccgccgtcgtcgtcggagtcggagtcgaAGGGGTTCCGGgcggcgggcttcttcttcccgTTTGACCCGAAGAAGGACGAGCTCGTGGCGCTCATGGCGGAAGTTGCACGAGGGATGCGGCGGCGAGCGCCGAGGAGgccgagggcgagggcgagggcgagggcgggggttttctgcaaaaaacatgccacgtcggcacctgacgggcgggccccgctagtcagataTACCGTCAATACGTGTTTATACGCAGTTTAGACCTATTTGCAAAAATCTAGAGcaatgttggtactgacacgcaaaaattaacaatcgtggtaccaatctgcatgtgatgcccgaATTGTGGTATTTCTGTGCAATTAACTCGCTCCCGCAGGATCTCTCGAGGGTGCCCGAGCTCAAGGACGACGCGGACCGTGGAGAGGTCGGGCGCCGTGAAGCAGGCCGGGTCGACCTCGCGCAGGAACCCGAAGCGCCGGCAGTTGTCCTCGATGTCCTCGGCGGTCCGCTGCTCCACCGGGTAGTCGTGCAGGGCGACGTGGGCCATGCAGTCGTCCATCTCGGGGACGGGGACGTTGGGGACGCTCTCGGTGTCCCGCAGGAGCTTCACCGTGACGCCGTCGACCTCGAACGGCTGCCTGCGCATCGCCGCCTCCCGCTCGGCGGGCGTGCCGAAGCGGAGCGTGGCGTCGCCGTACCCGCAGCTCGGGAAGACCTCAAAGGTCTGCGGCAGGTCGGGGGCCAGTGCGCGGAAGACGCGGCGGATGAAGGGCACCGGGTCCTCCCGGCACGGGGCCGGGGTGATGTACGCGTACGCGAAGCGCTTCGCGTAGAGCACCTCCCCCGGGCTGCGGCGCAGCGTAACGTACGCGAGGTCCGGACGGGACCGGGGCGTCTGCGACGGCGGGACGGCCAGGCGGACGGCGGTGGCGGCCGGCAAGACATCGTACCCCTTGAAGATGCCGTAGAAGGCCGGACGGTCGGTGGGAATCCGCAACGCCGTCGCCCCCTCCGGGAGCAAGGGGACGGTGGTGCGGGCAGGCATCTCGACTTCTCGAGGCAGTGGAGCGAATGGAACGGGAGGAGCGTTGCGAGGAAGAGTGTGGTGTCCGATTTTAAGGTGCTCGGGGCTTCCACCACAGACCACTagaggagggagaggttggtgCTGGTGCAGTAATGGCAGCGTGAACCGGCGAGTTGGAAGGAAGGTGGCGTGCCTTGCGGGTTTTGGCGCGTGGGAAGTCAGGGTTGGCGTGATGCCATGCACATCGCACGCACCTTGACGCTCGAGTTCATGGTCAGGTTAAATCCAAGGCAGGCAGAGGCAGGGTTGGCGTGACAGGACATGGCCTATATGCAGCATTCGAATAAATTAAGGGGCTTGTTAAACTTTTTTTAAACACAATACAGaccaagcgctcatatacacgcgcatacccctatgaacgcacatacGCACGCCATATTTCTATGAGCATCTTCGAAAGGATGAGCTGGCATATCATCTTAAAATTtgcgaagtcaccgtaggcacctcgtcatcaACGGAAACGTCtactcccactgaatgcgcatcgccggaaattctgaaataaatccagaaataaatgcgagcacctggACTTGAACCCTAATGGCTGGTgttaccacagtccctctaaccatcagAAATTGGTTCGCTCGTTAAATCTCGGTTGACTAAGATTAGCAAAGTCTTGATAATCTTCTACACCATTGGATCCTTGCTTAACGATTCATGCACTTTGAGGTGGTCTGGTTGCCGTTGTGTTTGTTCGCCCAGAACAGGTGTATGTCCGTCGGACCTTTTTTCTTGTCGAGTTACGTCAACCATAAATACATAATTCTTAACTTAAAAAAAATACatagttcttttttcttttttctgctcAATGTACCAGTCTCTTTTTTTTGCAAGAAGATGTACCTATTATATGTCCGTCGAACCTTTTTTCTTGTtgggttagggcatctccaaagctGATCTGCAAATGTCTTTGGTATATGTCCGTTTTTATGTCTGGACGTGGTCTACATACATGATGTGGAAGGGAACCATTCAATGCTAATCACAAAGTATCCGTTTAGAAGGAGAATAAGTAGGCCGGGACCGTGCATATGATGAGATATTTGTATTTTGGTGTCCGATTAGGAGAAAAAAGAGAAGAGAGTGACCATCACGTGTGGTTAGGAGGAGAGAGAATAGAGGACCATGCCCGTGATTGCTACGGCAAAGTCCCCAGGTTTGTCTCAAGGATACCGAAATCTGTACCTCCGAATAGCAAAGCAGACATATACAGATCCTCATTGGATGGCAAAAGTGGTTTGGACACTGTTGTCCAGACATATAGTAAAGATTTAAGGGTCCACTTTGAAGATGCCCTTACATCTTTTGTTTTCTTGTGTTCGAGGAATATATAGATAGAACATGGTGAgccctttttttcttttgttcACGCGAAGACAGTGTGTTCTGTTTAGTTCCGTCGTCAGTAAACAAACACTTAAATGATAGCATGATGACCTTTTCTTAATGTGTATGGACATAATTGTAAATCAATGAATTCTTAGCCAACTAAGCACTAATTGTTCCTTTTTTATCAATACTTAAATTTACTCCTTTTTTCCCTATGATTATCCATCGAGGGGATCCAATGTGAAGGGCTACTGATGGGAAACAAGCATGTATCTAGAAAATCGAACTAAACCAACATGTCCACCACCAATCACTCCTCCAAATCACCTTCAACCACTCTCTCGTTGCCATGAAAAAAAAATTGCCATTGAATGGACTGTATAATTGCGTTTCCTTGTCTTTTCCGAACCAAACAAGGAATAGTATATACTTGTTGTGACATAAAACTATCCAAGACTGGTTTTCCTAAAAATCCTCCACAAACTGGTTTTCTAAAATCTCAAATATAATCATTCATATCCAAACAACCCCTAAAGACAAAGAAAGCGCACAAAAACTTCACTCCAGCTCCTGGGCATAGTGTCAACTAAAACGCGTGCCGGCACCGCACGACGAACAAATGATGCTGCTGCGTGTTAACGATCCAACGGTCATTAAATTTGACTTGAAGCCAAATGAAAATCATGTCGACATATCTTTAGCAAA
This window of the Triticum aestivum cultivar Chinese Spring chromosome 5D, IWGSC CS RefSeq v2.1, whole genome shotgun sequence genome carries:
- the LOC123125911 gene encoding SNAP25 homologous protein SNAP33-like encodes the protein MSATSSSFFGSNGKKKPAARNPFDSDSDDDGGMLQQRPPARASSVPTPAVEADQRGALYAAAAAAGPGPSGFASSSSAAAVRGRYRNDFRDSGGVEAQSVQELEGYAAYKAEETTRRVDGCLRVAEEMRDTASKTLLQVHQQGQQITRRARAARGMRRRAPRRPRARARAAGASSTRDAAASAEEAESEGEGEGGGFLLKHATSAPDGRAPLVRYTVNTCLYAV